One Candidatus Eisenbacteria bacterium genomic window carries:
- a CDS encoding inositol-3-phosphate synthase codes for MGNKVRVAIIGVGNCASSFVQGLYYYRNAKETDRIPGLMHVNLGGYHVRDVEIVAAIDIDRNKVGKDVSEAIVTAPNNTAVFAKVPKLGVRVQRGMTHDGLGKYLSQIIEKAPGSTVDIVRLLKETKTDVVVSYLPVGSEEATKWYVEQILEAGCAFVNCIPVFIAREKYWQQRFEKKGLPVIGDDIKSQVGATITHRVLANLFVDRGVRIDRTYQLNFGGNTDFLNMLERERLESKKISKTSAVTSNIPYDLPAEDVHVGPSDYVPWLKDRKWCHIRMEGTTFGDVPLNLELKLEVWDSPNSAGVVIDAVRCAKLALDHGLKGALIAPSSYFKKSPPVQIPDDISRELTEQYIRDPKGTEAKLRVSAPTLVREKKPVAKGQRPGAAMNGSTNGAAHAKPAARRPAARKRARAKARAK; via the coding sequence ATGGGCAACAAGGTGCGTGTCGCGATCATCGGCGTGGGCAATTGCGCCTCGTCGTTCGTGCAGGGCCTGTACTACTACCGGAACGCGAAGGAAACCGACCGCATTCCCGGCCTGATGCATGTGAACCTCGGCGGCTACCACGTCCGGGACGTCGAGATCGTCGCCGCGATCGACATTGACCGGAACAAGGTCGGCAAGGACGTCTCCGAGGCGATCGTGACGGCGCCGAACAACACCGCCGTGTTCGCGAAGGTGCCGAAGCTGGGCGTCCGGGTGCAGCGCGGCATGACGCACGACGGTCTCGGCAAGTATCTCTCGCAGATCATCGAGAAGGCCCCGGGCTCGACGGTGGACATTGTCCGGCTGCTGAAGGAGACGAAGACCGATGTCGTGGTGAGCTACCTGCCGGTCGGCTCGGAAGAGGCCACCAAGTGGTACGTCGAGCAGATTCTCGAGGCCGGGTGCGCGTTCGTGAACTGCATTCCGGTGTTCATCGCCCGCGAGAAGTACTGGCAGCAGCGCTTCGAGAAGAAGGGCCTGCCGGTCATCGGCGACGACATCAAGTCGCAGGTCGGCGCGACCATCACGCACCGGGTGCTCGCGAACCTGTTCGTGGACCGGGGCGTGCGCATCGACCGCACGTATCAGCTGAACTTCGGCGGCAACACCGACTTCCTCAACATGCTCGAGCGCGAGCGGCTCGAGTCCAAGAAGATCAGCAAGACCTCGGCGGTCACGAGCAACATCCCCTATGACCTGCCGGCCGAGGACGTGCACGTCGGCCCGTCGGACTACGTGCCGTGGCTCAAGGATCGCAAGTGGTGCCACATCCGCATGGAGGGCACGACGTTCGGGGACGTGCCGCTCAACCTCGAGCTGAAGCTCGAGGTCTGGGACTCGCCGAACTCGGCCGGGGTGGTGATCGACGCGGTTCGCTGCGCGAAGCTGGCGCTCGACCATGGGCTGAAGGGCGCTCTCATCGCGCCGTCGTCGTACTTCAAGAAGTCCCCGCCGGTGCAGATTCCCGACGACATTTCGCGCGAGCTGACCGAGCAGTACATCCGCGACCCGAAGGGCACCGAGGCGAAGCTGCGCGTGTCGGCCCCGACGCTGGTGCGCGAGAAGAAGCCGGTCGCGAAGGGTCAGCGCCCCGGGGCGGCGATGAACGGCAGCACGAACGGCGCGGCGCACGCGAAGCCCGCAGCCCGCCGGCCGGCGGCGCGCAAGCGCGCGCGCGCGAAGGCGCGCGCGAAGTAG
- a CDS encoding CDP-alcohol phosphatidyltransferase family protein, translated as MSTPVATAGGRTMGGYKERAKAAAHAVLDPVVGGMATIGLRPNHLTLLGFTLSLGAGYAFALGRFRTGALIALVSGLFDILDGQLARRTNSITRFGAFFDSTLDRLADAALLLGFAGFYILGLLDMAENPQRVLANLQNGLEPITFGVLALLAMLSAVGSFMVSYTRARAEGLGLECKVGWFERPERMALVIIMGFAGVGPVIPAGLLILAGLTFATAFQRMAHVWKLTREAGPDSTRTEA; from the coding sequence GTGAGCACGCCGGTCGCGACGGCGGGCGGACGCACCATGGGCGGCTACAAGGAGCGGGCGAAGGCGGCGGCGCACGCCGTGCTCGATCCGGTCGTGGGGGGCATGGCGACGATCGGGCTGCGCCCGAACCACCTCACGCTGCTCGGGTTCACGCTCAGCCTGGGCGCGGGCTACGCGTTCGCGCTCGGGCGATTCCGCACCGGGGCGCTCATCGCCCTGGTCTCGGGCCTGTTCGACATCCTCGACGGGCAACTGGCGAGGCGGACGAACTCCATCACCCGCTTCGGCGCGTTCTTCGATTCGACGCTCGACCGCCTGGCCGACGCGGCGCTGCTGCTGGGATTCGCCGGCTTCTACATCCTCGGGCTGCTCGACATGGCCGAGAATCCGCAACGCGTGCTGGCGAACCTGCAGAACGGGCTCGAGCCGATCACGTTCGGCGTGCTCGCGCTGCTGGCGATGCTGTCGGCGGTCGGGTCGTTCATGGTTTCGTACACCCGGGCGCGAGCCGAGGGGCTCGGGCTCGAGTGCAAGGTCGGCTGGTTCGAGCGGCCGGAGCGCATGGCGCTCGTCATCATCATGGGCTTCGCGGGTGTCGGCCCGGTCATCCCGGCCGGGCTGCTGATCCTCGCGGGGCTCACCTTCGCCACCGCCTTCCAGCGGATGGCGCACGTCTGGAAACTCACCCGCGAAGCGGGTCCTGATTCGACTCGAACGGAGGCATGA
- the rsmI gene encoding 16S rRNA (cytidine(1402)-2'-O)-methyltransferase has translation MSETRSSGHGGTLYLVATPIGNLEDITARALRILREVDLVAAEDTRHTRRLLEHFGIEARLVSLFEHNERSRSGLLVEKLKGGSSVAIVTDAGSPGIADPGYPVVRAAVAEGLRVESVPGPSAVVAALQVSGLPTDAFVFVGFLPVKPGARRRALEELHERRETVVAFESPHRIERCLADLEAVWGERPMALVRELTKVHEQVLRGSAREVRAALREDQKRGELVLVLGGRTRAERAAGE, from the coding sequence TTGAGCGAGACCCGCTCCTCCGGCCACGGAGGCACGCTGTACCTCGTGGCGACGCCCATCGGCAACCTGGAAGACATCACCGCCCGGGCGCTGCGCATCCTTCGCGAGGTTGACCTGGTCGCCGCCGAGGACACGCGTCACACCCGGCGACTCTTGGAACATTTCGGGATCGAGGCGAGACTGGTCAGCCTGTTCGAGCACAACGAGCGCTCGCGCAGCGGGCTGCTCGTCGAGAAGCTGAAGGGAGGGTCGTCGGTGGCGATCGTCACCGACGCGGGCTCCCCGGGCATCGCCGACCCGGGGTACCCGGTCGTGCGGGCCGCCGTGGCGGAAGGACTCCGGGTCGAGAGCGTGCCGGGTCCGAGCGCGGTGGTCGCCGCGCTGCAGGTCAGCGGGCTGCCGACGGACGCGTTCGTGTTCGTGGGCTTCCTGCCGGTCAAACCGGGAGCGCGGCGGCGCGCGCTCGAGGAGCTGCATGAACGACGCGAGACGGTCGTGGCGTTCGAGTCGCCGCACCGCATCGAACGCTGCCTCGCGGACCTCGAAGCGGTCTGGGGCGAGCGCCCGATGGCCCTGGTGCGGGAGCTGACGAAGGTGCACGAGCAGGTGCTGCGCGGCAGCGCGCGCGAGGTTCGCGCGGCGCTGCGCGAGGACCAGAAGCGGGGGGAACTGGTGCTGGTACTGGGTGGCAGGACGCGCGCCGAGCGCGCGGCGGGCGAGTGA
- a CDS encoding aminotransferase class I/II-fold pyridoxal phosphate-dependent enzyme, producing MTTPPAVDLRSDTITRPTPAMRRAIAGAAVGDDVFGDDPTVLALEQRCAQLTGKEAALFVTSGTMGNQLAVNALTTPGDEVLLEAESHIFLYEQGGIAANSGCLAHIVRGARGVLAPEALAGALRAEDDHAARLTLVCAENTHNRAGGAIVPLERLRALHELARSRGVRMHLDGARLWNASVASGVPVPAWSACADTVMLSFSKGLGAPVGSILAGPADVVRRARRARKRWGGGMRQAGILAAACLHALDHHVERLADDHARARTLADGLRECPGVTVAEPETNIVIAELAPPLEVEAVLESLQARGVRMVAFGPRRIRAIAHLDVDDDGIARAIEAFRGAVEALAEGPGR from the coding sequence ATGACGACTCCTCCCGCGGTGGACCTGCGCAGCGACACGATCACCCGGCCCACCCCGGCCATGCGCCGCGCCATCGCCGGGGCGGCGGTCGGCGACGACGTGTTCGGCGACGACCCCACCGTGCTCGCGCTCGAGCAGCGCTGCGCGCAGCTCACGGGCAAGGAGGCGGCGCTGTTCGTGACCAGCGGCACGATGGGCAACCAGCTCGCGGTGAACGCGCTGACCACCCCGGGCGACGAGGTGCTGCTCGAGGCCGAATCGCACATCTTCCTGTACGAGCAGGGTGGCATCGCCGCGAACTCCGGATGCCTCGCGCACATCGTGCGCGGCGCCCGCGGCGTGCTCGCCCCCGAGGCGCTGGCGGGCGCGCTGCGCGCCGAGGACGATCACGCCGCGCGGCTCACGCTGGTGTGCGCCGAGAACACCCACAACCGGGCCGGCGGCGCGATCGTGCCGCTCGAGCGGCTGCGGGCCCTGCACGAGCTGGCGCGCTCGCGCGGCGTGCGGATGCACCTCGACGGCGCGCGGCTCTGGAACGCGAGCGTCGCGAGCGGTGTTCCCGTCCCGGCATGGTCGGCCTGCGCCGACACCGTCATGCTGAGCTTCTCAAAAGGCCTCGGCGCGCCCGTGGGCTCGATCCTCGCCGGTCCCGCCGACGTGGTGCGGCGCGCGCGCCGGGCGCGCAAGCGCTGGGGCGGCGGCATGCGGCAGGCCGGCATCCTCGCGGCCGCCTGTCTGCACGCGCTCGACCACCACGTCGAACGCCTGGCCGACGATCACGCCCGGGCCCGCACCCTGGCGGACGGGCTGCGCGAGTGCCCGGGGGTGACGGTGGCGGAGCCGGAGACCAACATCGTGATCGCCGAGCTGGCGCCGCCGCTCGAGGTGGAAGCCGTGCTCGAGTCGCTGCAGGCCCGCGGCGTCCGAATGGTCGCGTTCGGGCCCCGTCGCATCCGCGCGATCGCTCACCTCGACGTGGACGACGACGGGATCGCGCGCGCGATCGAGGCGTTTCGGGGTGCGGTCGAAGCACTGGCCGAGGGCCCGGGGCGCTGA
- a CDS encoding zinc metallopeptidase, whose product MPFGFFDPTFLLLLPAMAFAMWAQHKVTSTYQKFSTVPAANGLSGQDMARTIMRRNGVTDVGIEAVGGVLSDHYDPGAKTVRLSAGNYGGRSIASIAVAAHEVGHVLQHHQRWYPLLLRAQLAPVAGFGSMLAMPLFFIGLLFGARLPFGTMLMDVGIVFFAAAVLFHVVTLPVEFDASRRALAQLTESGALMPQEVDGAKKVLDAAALTYVAAAAMAALQLVRLLLIRDSRR is encoded by the coding sequence ATGCCGTTCGGCTTCTTCGACCCCACGTTCCTGCTGCTGCTGCCCGCGATGGCGTTCGCGATGTGGGCTCAGCACAAGGTGACGAGCACCTACCAGAAGTTCTCGACGGTTCCGGCCGCGAACGGCCTGAGCGGACAGGACATGGCCCGCACGATCATGCGCCGCAACGGCGTCACCGACGTCGGCATCGAGGCGGTCGGCGGGGTGCTGAGCGACCACTATGACCCGGGCGCGAAGACGGTGCGGCTGTCCGCCGGCAACTACGGCGGCCGATCCATCGCCTCGATCGCGGTCGCCGCGCACGAAGTCGGTCACGTCCTGCAGCACCACCAGCGCTGGTACCCGCTCCTGCTGCGCGCCCAGCTCGCGCCCGTGGCGGGCTTCGGCAGCATGCTGGCGATGCCGCTGTTCTTCATCGGCCTGCTGTTCGGCGCACGGCTGCCGTTCGGGACGATGCTGATGGACGTCGGCATCGTGTTCTTCGCGGCGGCGGTGCTGTTCCACGTCGTCACGCTGCCGGTCGAGTTCGACGCGTCGCGGCGCGCGCTCGCGCAGCTCACCGAGTCGGGAGCGCTCATGCCGCAGGAAGTGGACGGCGCGAAGAAGGTGCTCGACGCCGCGGCGCTGACCTACGTGGCCGCTGCGGCGATGGCGGCGCTGCAGCTCGTCCGCCTGCTGCTGATTCGCGACAGCCGGCGCTGA
- a CDS encoding integration host factor subunit beta codes for MTKADIVDQISERTGLTKKDVAETVDGFLDAVAKALSSGHHIEIRGFGTFRVKDRKSRIARNPRTGAAVPVPPRRVPVFKVSKELKDMVSQQ; via the coding sequence ATGACCAAGGCCGATATCGTTGACCAGATCTCCGAGCGCACCGGCCTGACGAAGAAGGATGTCGCGGAGACGGTCGATGGCTTCCTCGACGCGGTGGCGAAGGCCCTCTCGAGCGGCCACCACATCGAGATCCGCGGCTTCGGAACCTTCCGCGTCAAGGACCGCAAGTCGCGCATCGCCCGCAACCCGCGCACCGGCGCGGCCGTCCCGGTGCCCCCGCGCCGGGTGCCCGTGTTCAAGGTCTCGAAGGAGCTCAAGGACATGGTGTCGCAGCAGTAG
- the ilvC gene encoding ketol-acid reductoisomerase: protein MSGPVGGGTVAILGYGNQGAAHALNLRDSGEPVVVGARPGHGAQARARAAGFETCALEEAVTRAAVVAVLLPDDAVPALWPGLARALRPGAGVVFAHGFNLLYSDLEFPAGTDAVLVAPTGPGRVLRQVYERGEGLPAYIAVHRDGSGGAWALAERYADGLGCARVWRTTVREETEVDLFGEQSVLCGGMNALVTAAFETLVEAGYAPEIAYLECVHQLKFLADLLHERGVTGLREGISGTALYGDVTRGPRVIGEPSRHQLRAMLAEIRDGRFARELAAESAAGHPRTRAAVAAAAAHPMEAARRRALGLE from the coding sequence ATGAGCGGGCCGGTCGGCGGCGGGACCGTCGCGATTCTCGGTTACGGCAACCAGGGCGCCGCGCACGCGCTCAACCTGCGCGATTCGGGTGAGCCGGTCGTGGTCGGGGCGCGCCCGGGGCACGGCGCGCAAGCCCGCGCCAGGGCGGCCGGTTTCGAGACGTGCGCCCTCGAAGAGGCCGTCACGCGCGCGGCCGTCGTCGCGGTGCTGCTTCCCGACGACGCGGTTCCGGCGCTGTGGCCGGGCCTGGCGCGGGCGCTACGCCCGGGCGCCGGGGTGGTGTTCGCGCACGGCTTCAACCTGCTCTATTCCGATCTGGAGTTTCCCGCCGGGACGGACGCCGTGCTGGTCGCGCCCACCGGACCCGGGCGGGTGCTGAGGCAGGTCTACGAACGCGGCGAGGGGCTGCCCGCCTACATCGCCGTGCATCGCGACGGCAGTGGCGGCGCCTGGGCGCTCGCCGAGCGCTACGCGGACGGCCTCGGCTGCGCGCGCGTGTGGCGCACCACGGTCCGCGAGGAAACCGAGGTGGACCTGTTCGGCGAGCAGTCGGTGCTGTGCGGCGGCATGAACGCGCTGGTCACGGCGGCGTTCGAGACGCTCGTCGAAGCCGGGTACGCGCCCGAGATCGCGTACCTCGAGTGCGTCCACCAGCTCAAGTTCCTCGCCGACCTCCTGCACGAGCGGGGCGTGACCGGACTGCGGGAGGGCATCAGCGGCACGGCGCTCTACGGCGACGTCACGCGCGGGCCGCGCGTCATCGGCGAGCCATCCCGTCACCAGCTGCGGGCGATGCTGGCCGAGATCCGCGACGGCCGATTCGCCCGCGAGCTGGCGGCCGAGTCGGCGGCCGGTCACCCCCGGACCCGCGCGGCGGTCGCCGCCGCCGCGGCGCACCCGATGGAAGCGGCCCGGCGCCGCGCGCTGGGGCTCGAATAG
- a CDS encoding tetratricopeptide repeat protein — MKLRSYASRVAAVTAIACLAWTGSALARNPHCAGGIQYVVQGLKDKDRGNTEDYEREMRKAIEQLTTCSSEDPADFEALGYLGWAYAEVDSAGPAGDAFEKSLEAARAKGDKKKAEIIVANRDHYWSIAYNDGIKNIQDGQQYAEADAKKEAHEAFGKAVVSLTRAKLLRPGHAQTIRNLATAYAMDDDFERAEAVLKNGQTEAAKDTSVAQLGEALKTVRANKANALLTAGKFDEAIAYFTDLTKSETGNSDLWMGLGNAYFKRAETQKDDAAKKSDYKGAGDAYAKAYQLKPDDANLVFNAALAYQYAGDLAAAEAQWRAVLAKSPDDPDALSSLGSVLADEKKFADATTVLLRAIALKPEEKVYFRQLGAVYSKAGDNAKSTEMLLVYMAMSKGKALADPAAAAKGARAGSAAANTLASVGSPEKVLEWDDTSGAGVLQTWVYGAKKLAFTFNSAGALVQKSDWTAAKK, encoded by the coding sequence TTGAAACTGCGTTCGTACGCTTCGCGGGTCGCCGCCGTCACGGCCATCGCGTGTCTCGCGTGGACGGGTTCGGCGCTCGCCCGCAACCCGCACTGCGCCGGCGGCATCCAGTACGTGGTGCAGGGCCTGAAGGACAAGGACCGCGGCAACACCGAGGACTACGAGCGCGAGATGCGCAAGGCGATCGAACAGCTGACGACCTGTTCGAGCGAGGATCCAGCGGACTTCGAAGCGCTCGGCTACCTGGGCTGGGCGTACGCCGAGGTGGACAGCGCCGGACCGGCCGGCGACGCGTTCGAGAAGTCGCTCGAGGCGGCCCGTGCCAAGGGCGACAAGAAGAAGGCCGAGATCATCGTCGCGAACCGCGACCACTACTGGTCCATCGCCTACAACGACGGCATCAAGAACATCCAGGACGGCCAGCAATACGCCGAGGCCGACGCGAAGAAGGAAGCGCACGAGGCCTTCGGCAAGGCGGTCGTCTCGCTGACCCGCGCCAAGCTGCTGCGGCCGGGCCACGCCCAGACGATCCGCAACCTGGCGACGGCGTACGCGATGGACGACGACTTCGAGCGCGCCGAGGCCGTGCTCAAGAACGGCCAGACCGAGGCGGCGAAGGACACGAGCGTCGCGCAGCTCGGCGAGGCCCTCAAGACCGTGCGCGCGAACAAGGCGAACGCGCTGCTCACCGCCGGCAAGTTCGACGAGGCCATCGCCTACTTCACCGACCTGACGAAGTCCGAGACGGGCAACTCGGACCTGTGGATGGGGCTCGGCAACGCGTACTTCAAGCGCGCCGAAACCCAGAAGGACGACGCCGCGAAGAAGTCCGACTACAAGGGCGCCGGCGACGCGTACGCGAAGGCCTACCAGCTGAAGCCGGACGACGCGAACCTGGTGTTCAACGCCGCGCTCGCGTACCAGTACGCGGGCGACCTGGCCGCGGCCGAGGCGCAGTGGCGCGCGGTGCTGGCGAAATCGCCGGACGACCCGGACGCGCTCTCGTCGCTGGGGTCGGTGCTCGCGGACGAGAAGAAGTTCGCGGACGCGACGACCGTGCTGCTGCGCGCGATCGCGCTCAAGCCCGAGGAGAAGGTGTACTTCCGCCAGCTCGGCGCGGTGTACAGCAAGGCCGGGGACAACGCGAAGTCCACCGAGATGCTGCTCGTCTACATGGCGATGAGCAAGGGCAAGGCGCTGGCCGATCCGGCCGCCGCCGCGAAGGGCGCGAGGGCCGGTTCCGCCGCGGCGAACACGCTCGCGTCGGTCGGGAGCCCCGAGAAGGTGCTCGAATGGGACGACACCAGCGGCGCCGGAGTCCTGCAGACGTGGGTCTACGGAGCGAAGAAGCTGGCGTTCACCTTCAACTCGGCGGGCGCGCTGGTGCAGAAATCCGACTGGACCGCGGCGAAGAAGTAG
- a CDS encoding HD domain-containing protein — protein MPTARTADAGHPLTPPSPVTFEFVRDHPRVRHYIRMADAALEQIGYTEHGERHVGLVSRIAYNVLKRMGHPERECELAAIAGVLHDIGNAVNRDHHAQTGAVMAMQFLNDFGMDDLEVLKVIAAIGNHHENDGDPVNPVAAAVILADKSDVHRTRVRNPDMIRFDIHDRVNYAVEKSFLNVDEDRKHITLELVIDSNISHVMEYFEIFMTRMLASRKAAKFLGATFGLQVNGNRLV, from the coding sequence ATGCCGACCGCCAGGACCGCCGACGCCGGCCACCCACTCACGCCCCCGAGCCCGGTGACGTTCGAGTTCGTGCGCGACCACCCGCGGGTGCGCCACTACATCCGCATGGCCGACGCGGCGCTCGAGCAGATCGGCTACACCGAGCACGGCGAGCGGCACGTCGGGCTGGTCAGCCGAATCGCCTACAACGTGCTCAAGCGCATGGGGCATCCCGAGCGAGAGTGCGAGCTGGCCGCCATCGCGGGTGTGCTTCACGACATCGGCAACGCGGTGAACCGTGACCACCACGCCCAGACGGGCGCGGTCATGGCGATGCAGTTCCTGAACGACTTCGGCATGGACGACCTCGAGGTCCTCAAGGTGATCGCCGCGATCGGCAACCATCACGAAAACGACGGCGACCCGGTCAACCCGGTGGCGGCGGCCGTGATCCTCGCCGACAAGAGCGACGTGCACCGCACGCGCGTCCGCAATCCCGACATGATCCGCTTCGACATTCACGACCGTGTCAACTACGCGGTCGAGAAGAGCTTCCTGAACGTGGACGAGGATCGCAAGCACATCACCCTGGAGCTCGTGATCGACTCGAATATTTCCCACGTCATGGAGTACTTCGAGATATTCATGACGCGCATGCTCGCGTCGCGGAAGGCGGCCAAGTTCCTCGGGGCCACGTTCGGCCTGCAGGTCAACGGCAACCGCCTCGTCTGA
- the priA gene encoding primosomal protein N': MAALAPREAAVRPSDAALNLPFAQVALPVPVRQTFVYRVPEALADAAVPGAPVEVPFRGRRVRGVLVERVAKSAVEKVAELGKVLGPPLLSAHLLELASWVADYYLAPAGEVVAAMLPGGHTGLAGSRARKAAREDASLRIPLPERVTLTAAQREAVSAVESAVAAGRFAPFLLHGVTASGKTEVYLRGARAAREAGGQTLVLVPEVALGSQIVAQFTRRFGGRVALLHSYLGAGERRRNWELARRGAVDVVVGARSAVFAPLPAVKLIVVDEEHEPAYKQSEQLRYHGRDVAVRRAQMLGVPVVLGSATPALETLANAARGKYRRLVLPERVDRRALPVVRLADLRREDAGGGMLSAPLRTALAERLERGEQSLLWLNRRGHSHHVQCRGCGWTPDCPRCDITLTLHLDPPTLRCHYCDHREAAPAQCPSCRMPLLRFGGAGTQRAERELARVFPKARVLRLDLDIARDREAPADVLSRFARGEADVLLGTQMIAKGLDFPRVTLVGVLDADIALHLPDFRAAERTWQLLTQVAGRAGRGRTPGEVIVQSCTPEHPAIAAMLAGESAAFVKDELAMRREAGYPPFTRLVALLADGPDESEVEAAANALAERARAVAEPHGITVLGPAPQALSRLRGRHRWHLLLKGDKGGALRETAAAALAWSEEPGRRRVRVVADVDPIEVL, encoded by the coding sequence ATGGCCGCGCTCGCCCCGCGCGAAGCGGCCGTCCGCCCGAGCGACGCGGCGTTGAACCTGCCGTTCGCGCAGGTCGCGCTGCCCGTGCCGGTCCGACAGACCTTCGTCTACCGGGTGCCCGAAGCGCTCGCGGACGCGGCCGTCCCCGGCGCGCCCGTCGAAGTCCCGTTTCGCGGCCGGCGCGTGCGCGGCGTGCTCGTGGAGCGCGTCGCGAAGTCGGCGGTCGAGAAGGTCGCCGAGCTGGGCAAGGTGCTCGGCCCGCCGCTGCTTTCCGCCCACCTGCTCGAGCTCGCCTCCTGGGTGGCGGATTACTACCTCGCGCCGGCCGGTGAAGTGGTCGCGGCGATGCTTCCCGGCGGACACACGGGCCTCGCCGGCAGCCGGGCGCGCAAGGCCGCGCGCGAGGACGCCTCGCTGCGGATCCCGCTGCCCGAGCGCGTGACGCTGACCGCCGCGCAGCGCGAAGCCGTGTCCGCCGTGGAGTCGGCCGTCGCCGCCGGGCGGTTCGCGCCGTTCCTGCTGCATGGCGTCACCGCGAGCGGCAAGACCGAGGTCTACCTGCGCGGCGCGCGCGCGGCGCGCGAGGCCGGCGGGCAGACCCTGGTGCTGGTGCCCGAGGTCGCGCTCGGCTCGCAGATCGTCGCGCAGTTCACCCGCCGCTTCGGCGGGCGTGTCGCGCTGCTGCACTCCTATCTCGGCGCCGGCGAGCGGCGGCGCAACTGGGAGCTGGCGCGCCGCGGCGCGGTGGACGTCGTGGTCGGCGCGCGCTCGGCGGTGTTCGCGCCGCTGCCTGCCGTGAAGCTGATCGTCGTGGACGAAGAGCACGAGCCCGCCTACAAGCAGAGCGAACAGCTCCGCTACCACGGCCGCGACGTCGCGGTCCGGCGCGCGCAGATGCTCGGCGTTCCGGTGGTGCTCGGCTCGGCGACGCCCGCGCTCGAGACGCTCGCCAACGCCGCGCGCGGCAAGTACCGGCGGCTCGTGCTGCCGGAACGCGTGGACCGCCGCGCGCTGCCGGTCGTGCGCCTCGCCGACCTGCGTCGCGAGGACGCGGGCGGCGGCATGCTTTCGGCGCCGCTGCGCACGGCGCTTGCGGAGCGGCTCGAGCGCGGCGAGCAGTCGCTTCTGTGGCTGAACCGGCGCGGCCACTCGCACCACGTGCAGTGCCGCGGCTGCGGCTGGACGCCCGACTGCCCGCGCTGCGACATCACGCTGACCCTGCACCTCGATCCGCCGACACTGCGCTGCCACTACTGCGATCACCGCGAGGCCGCTCCCGCGCAGTGCCCCTCGTGCCGGATGCCGCTGCTGCGCTTCGGGGGCGCCGGCACGCAGCGCGCCGAGCGCGAACTGGCGCGGGTGTTCCCGAAGGCCCGCGTCCTGCGCCTCGATCTCGACATCGCGCGCGACCGCGAGGCGCCGGCCGACGTGCTCTCCCGCTTCGCGCGCGGCGAAGCCGACGTGCTGCTCGGCACGCAGATGATCGCCAAGGGCCTCGACTTTCCGCGCGTGACGCTCGTCGGCGTGCTCGACGCCGACATCGCGCTCCACCTGCCCGACTTTCGCGCCGCCGAGCGCACCTGGCAGCTGCTCACGCAGGTCGCCGGGCGCGCGGGGCGCGGACGGACGCCGGGCGAGGTGATCGTGCAGTCGTGCACGCCGGAGCACCCCGCCATCGCCGCGATGCTCGCGGGCGAGAGCGCAGCGTTCGTGAAGGACGAGCTGGCGATGCGCCGCGAGGCGGGCTATCCGCCCTTCACGCGGCTCGTCGCGCTGCTCGCCGACGGTCCCGACGAATCGGAGGTCGAGGCGGCCGCGAACGCGCTCGCCGAACGGGCGCGCGCCGTCGCGGAGCCGCACGGCATCACCGTGCTCGGGCCCGCGCCGCAGGCGCTCTCGCGACTGCGCGGGCGGCACCGCTGGCACCTGCTCCTCAAGGGCGACAAGGGCGGCGCGCTGCGCGAGACCGCCGCGGCCGCGCTCGCGTGGTCCGAGGAGCCGGGCCGGCGGCGCGTGCGCGTCGTCGCCGACGTGGACCCGATCGAGGTGTTGTGA
- a CDS encoding carbonic anhydrase: MPEIARFIEGFGRFRRRYFTGDEHVYKALCEGQAPSTMIVACCDSRVDPAIVLDAHPGDFFVVRNIANLVPPHEQGGGLHGVSAALEFGVRVLGVRHIVVMGHEKCGGIRALLDGTEGEFLPRWMSMATAARAGTLHEGAHLPVEARERALNVAALRLSLRNLLSFPWIRAAVEARRLDLHAWYFDLTLGELLGVPAETGEPVVLSGAGAGSA; encoded by the coding sequence ATGCCCGAGATCGCGCGGTTCATCGAGGGGTTCGGACGCTTCCGCCGCCGCTACTTCACGGGTGACGAGCACGTCTACAAGGCGCTGTGCGAGGGCCAGGCGCCCTCGACGATGATCGTCGCGTGCTGCGATTCGCGCGTGGACCCCGCGATCGTGCTCGACGCGCACCCCGGCGACTTCTTCGTGGTGCGCAACATCGCCAACCTCGTACCTCCCCACGAGCAGGGTGGCGGACTGCACGGCGTGAGCGCCGCGCTCGAGTTCGGCGTGCGCGTGCTGGGCGTGCGTCACATCGTGGTGATGGGCCACGAGAAGTGCGGCGGCATCCGCGCACTGCTCGACGGCACCGAGGGCGAGTTCCTGCCGCGCTGGATGTCCATGGCGACCGCCGCGCGCGCCGGGACGCTCCACGAGGGAGCGCATCTCCCCGTGGAGGCTCGCGAGCGGGCGCTCAACGTCGCCGCCCTGCGCCTGTCGCTTCGCAACCTGCTGAGCTTCCCGTGGATCCGCGCCGCCGTCGAAGCGCGGCGGCTGGATCTTCACGCCTGGTACTTCGACCTCACGCTCGGCGAGCTGCTCGGCGTGCCCGCCGAAACGGGCGAGCCGGTGGTCCTGAGCGGCGCCGGCGCCGGAAGCGCGTGA